A stretch of Miscanthus floridulus cultivar M001 unplaced genomic scaffold, ASM1932011v1 os_2356_4_5, whole genome shotgun sequence DNA encodes these proteins:
- the LOC136534884 gene encoding uncharacterized protein isoform X1, whose amino-acid sequence MSITTLLLRWRQPSLSQERAEREQYLCVELVCLLPFIALNDGADGCEVQVLNEEGLWADGQVRQKFLHVCVPQVLEDGIAILMLLRQTPLQHPMPGVMVWHYSGRSCARCLLSTTMEASSAKST is encoded by the exons ATGTCGATAACAACCCTCCTGCTCCGATGGCGCCAACCTAGCCTCAG CCAGGAACGAGCAGAAAGAGAGCAGTACCTGTGTGTTGAACTGGTGTGCCTTCTTCCTTTCATTGCTCTAAA TGACGGAGCTGATGGCTGTGAAGTTCAGGTTCTGAATGAGGAGGGGTTGTGGGCTGATGGCCAAGTGAGACAAAAGTTTCTCCATGTTTGTGTGCCCCAG GTTTTAGAAGACGGTATAGCCATACTAATGCTGCTGAGGCAAACACCTCTTCAGCATCCCATGCCTGGAGTGATGGTGTGGCACTACAGTGGACGATCTTGTGCAAGATGTTTGCTGAGCACCACCATGGAGGCCTCGAGTGCCAAGAGCACCTAG
- the LOC136534889 gene encoding transmembrane emp24 domain-containing protein p24delta4-like — translation MEQFAFTTAEAGNYLACFSIDGEDRGLVVKLNLDWKIGIATRDWDSVAKKEKIEGVELELLKLEVAVQSIHENLLLLKSKEANMRDVSEKTNSRVTWLSMLSLSVCIAVSVLQLWHLQQYFRKKKLI, via the exons ATGGAGCAATTTGCATTTACCACAGCAGAAGCAGGGAACTACCTTGCCTGCTTCTCGATTGATGGTGAGGACAGAGGGTTAGTGGTGAAACTAAATCTTGATTGGAAAATTGGGATAGCTACTAGAGACTGGGATTCTGTTGCTAAAAAGGAAAAGATCGAG GGAGTTGAACTGGAGTTACTCAAGCTTGAAGTTGCTGTCCAATCAATCCATGAGAACCTGCTTCTTCTAAAATCCAA AGAAGCCAACATGAGGGATGTTAGTGAAAAGACGAATTCTAGGGTCACGTGGTTGAGCATGCTCTCTCTTAGTGTTTGCATTGCAGTCTCTGTTTTACAGTTGTGGCATCTACAGCAGTACTTCCGAAAGAAGAAGCTCATCTAA
- the LOC136534887 gene encoding annexin Gh1-like: MASAGSEEACREIRGACGTPRRLGLLLAPRSPAERQQIRAAYRATFGEDLAGTLHGTLVAMSNSSNQEDKLCRLLYLWALEPAERDAVVAREAVEGGVTVAGYRALVEVFTRRKQDQLFFTKQAYMARFRRNLDQDMVTEPSHPYQRLLLALAASHRSHHDDLSQHVAKCDARRLHDTKNSGAGSVVDEAVILEMFSKRSIPQLRLAFCSYKRIYGHDYTKALKINGSGEFEESLRVVVKCIYNPSKYYSKLLQRSMLSADKRMVTRAILGSDDVGIDEIRSAFKSCYGRNLADYIQENLPESDYRDFLVAVARGSVAP; the protein is encoded by the exons atggcctcTGCGGGGTCCGAGGAGGCGTGCAGGGAGATCCGCGGCGCGTGCGGCACGCCGCGGCGCCTGGGCCTCCTCCTGGCTCCGCGGAGCCCCGCCGAGAGGCAGCAGATCAGGGCGGCGTACCGTGCGACGTTCGGCGAGGACCTCGCTGGGACGCTGCACGGCACCCTCGTGGCCATGTCCAACTCCAGCAACCAGGAGGACAAG CTCTGCAGGCTGCTCTACCTGTGGGCTCTGGAGCCGGCGGAACGGGATGCGGTCGTGGCGCGGGAGGCGGTCGAGGGCGGCGTCACCGTGGCCGGCTACCGCGCCCTCGTCGAGGTGTTCACGCGCCGGAAGCAGGACCAGCTCTTCTTCACCAAGCAGGCATACATGGCCAGGTTCAGGAGGAACCTGGACCAGGACATGGTCACCGAGCCGTCTCACCCATACCAGAGG CTGCTGCTGGCTCTCGCAGCCTCCCACAGGTCGCACCACGACGACCTCAGCCAGCACGTAGCCAAATGCGACGCGAGGAGGCTGCACGACACGAAGAACAGTGGTGCCGGTTCCGTCGTCGACGAGGCTGTGATCCTTGAGATGTTCAGCAAGAGGAGCATCCCACAGCTCAGGTTGGCCTTCTGCAGCTACAAGCGCATATATGGGCATGACTATACCAAG GCACTGAAGATAAATGGGTCTGGTGAATTTGAAGAATCTCTGAGGGTTGTTGTCAAGTGCATCTACAACCCTTCCAAGTATTACTCCAAG TTACTGCAGAGAAGTATGCTATCTGCAGATAAAAGGATGGTAACAAGAGCTATCTTGGGCAGTGATGATGTCGGTATAGATGAGATCAGATCAGCGTTCAAGAGTTGTTATGGAAGGAACCTTGCAGACTACATCCAAGAAAACTTGCCTGAGAGTGATTACAGAGACTTTCTTGTGGCTGTGGCAAGAGGGTCAGTGGCACCATGA
- the LOC136534888 gene encoding uncharacterized protein produces the protein MNSVYDFVSCGEFLLEKGIIQENKLAGWGYSAGGLLVASAINSRPDLFRAAVLKVPFLDVCNTLLHPILPLTAIDYEEFGFPVDHEEFLAIRKYSPYDNIQKDVPYPAVFVTSSFNTRFGVWEAAKWVAKVREFTQYDPERPVILNLTTDVVEESKYLQTKELALETAFLIKMVCNV, from the exons ATGAATTCTGTATATGATTTTGTTTCTTGTGGAGAGTTTCTTCTTGAAAAGGGTATCATACAAGAAAATAAGCTTGCTGGATGGGGATATAGTGCTGGAGGACTTCTGGTGGCCTCGGCAATTAATTCTCGTCCAGATTTGTTTCGTGCTGCTGTTTTAAAG GTCCCTTTCTTGGATGTTTGCAACACCCTTCTCCATCCTATTCTACCTCTTACAGCCATTGATTATGAAGAGTTTGGCTTTCCCGTGGATCATGAGGAATTCCTGGCAATCAGGAAGTATTCTCCTTATGATAACATCCAGAAGGATGTTCCTTACCCAGCTGTGTTTGTGACATCATCATTCAATACAAG GTTTGGTGTATGGGAGGCAGCTAAATGGGTTGCAAAAGTCCGTGAATTTACTCAATATGATCCAGAGAGGCCGGTAATTCTCAACTTGACAACAGATGTTGTAGAGGAGAGCAAGTATTTGCAGACCAAGGAATT
- the LOC136534884 gene encoding uncharacterized protein isoform X2 codes for MSITTLLLRWRQPSLRNEQKESSTCVLNCDGADGCEVQVLNEEGLWADGQVRQKFLHVCVPQVLEDGIAILMLLRQTPLQHPMPGVMVWHYSGRSCARCLLSTTMEASSAKST; via the exons ATGTCGATAACAACCCTCCTGCTCCGATGGCGCCAACCTAGCCTCAG GAACGAGCAGAAAGAGAGCAGTACCTGTGTGTTGAACTG TGACGGAGCTGATGGCTGTGAAGTTCAGGTTCTGAATGAGGAGGGGTTGTGGGCTGATGGCCAAGTGAGACAAAAGTTTCTCCATGTTTGTGTGCCCCAG GTTTTAGAAGACGGTATAGCCATACTAATGCTGCTGAGGCAAACACCTCTTCAGCATCCCATGCCTGGAGTGATGGTGTGGCACTACAGTGGACGATCTTGTGCAAGATGTTTGCTGAGCACCACCATGGAGGCCTCGAGTGCCAAGAGCACCTAG